From a region of the Nonlabens dokdonensis DSW-6 genome:
- a CDS encoding acetylxylan esterase, which produces MKSYLFFLIFICSVSAVSQSQRDELIRILVAPVSESYQYQVGERADFEVSIFKYGKLVKNAKIKYTIAQEQMEPEISKTEGLISGYGIIEGIALNEPGFVRLTVDFEDNGKTFSNTATAGIDVDQIQTFTKMPEDFDSFWNKAIRDARKIDLNPQMTRLPEQDTDKNLAYHIRFNHGKKAFIYGILMVPKKEGTFPAVLHVPGAGVRPYYGTDKSDDVISLQIGIHGIPVNLYDSAIYENLKQGALYKYYWNRMDDRDAYYYKRVYTACVRAIDFIHTVDKFDGENLAVTGGSQGGALTIVTAALDDRVDAIAAFYPALSDLEGFKNGRAGGWPRIYEKDFDFTPQKVEVTRYYDVVNFARKLKTPGFYAYGYNDNVCPASSITAMLNELKSEKTVEVAYDAAHWMYPEVKQKGKKWLFNYIKVSGY; this is translated from the coding sequence ATGAAAAGTTACCTGTTTTTTCTAATTTTTATTTGCTCTGTATCTGCCGTATCGCAATCTCAACGAGATGAATTGATACGTATTCTAGTCGCGCCAGTTAGTGAGTCATATCAATATCAAGTAGGAGAACGAGCAGATTTTGAGGTGTCTATTTTTAAATACGGTAAGCTTGTAAAAAATGCCAAAATCAAATACACGATCGCTCAAGAACAGATGGAACCTGAAATCAGTAAAACTGAAGGATTGATTTCTGGTTATGGAATAATTGAAGGTATAGCCTTGAATGAACCAGGTTTTGTAAGATTGACTGTAGACTTTGAAGATAATGGTAAAACATTTTCTAATACTGCAACTGCAGGAATAGATGTAGATCAAATTCAGACTTTTACAAAAATGCCTGAAGACTTTGACTCTTTTTGGAACAAAGCGATAAGAGATGCTCGTAAAATAGATCTCAATCCGCAAATGACTCGGTTACCAGAACAGGACACTGATAAAAATCTAGCATATCACATTAGATTCAATCATGGTAAAAAGGCTTTTATTTATGGCATTTTGATGGTTCCTAAAAAAGAAGGAACTTTTCCAGCTGTTCTTCATGTTCCTGGAGCTGGAGTACGACCTTATTATGGAACTGATAAAAGTGACGATGTTATCTCTCTACAAATAGGAATTCATGGTATACCAGTAAATTTATATGATAGTGCTATTTATGAGAACCTAAAACAAGGGGCTCTTTATAAATATTATTGGAATAGAATGGATGACCGCGATGCTTATTATTACAAAAGAGTTTATACCGCTTGTGTAAGAGCAATAGATTTTATTCACACCGTAGATAAATTTGACGGCGAAAATCTTGCTGTAACTGGTGGCTCTCAAGGTGGTGCATTAACCATAGTAACTGCTGCATTAGACGATCGTGTTGACGCAATCGCAGCGTTTTATCCTGCTTTGTCAGATCTAGAAGGATTTAAAAACGGTCGCGCTGGTGGGTGGCCTAGGATTTATGAAAAGGATTTTGACTTTACACCTCAAAAAGTTGAAGTAACACGTTATTATGACGTTGTAAACTTTGCCAGAAAACTTAAAACACCTGGTTTTTATGCCTACGGATATAATGATAATGTATGTCCAGCAAGTTCTATCACAGCGATGCTGAACGAGTTGAAGTCAGAAAAAACAGTTGAGGTAGCTTATGATGCTGCACACTGGATGTATCCCGAGGTAAAACAAAAAGGAAAAAAGTGGCTGTTTAATTATATAAAAGTATCTGGATATTAA
- a CDS encoding lamin tail domain-containing protein, with the protein MKTKLPIIALLLGVFAFAQNPGDIIVSEIFIDPNGNEREREWFEVYNTTGADIDINGWVINDESSSGRAHVIVSTTPVLVPANDYAVLVSNDDATLNGGITNAIYEYGYDSPIGGPATPGMGTNYPTWNNESTYANGSTNDDGIRLETGTGTVIDQILYGFGYSDGNGGTLNDWPAMGAAQDVTYQLDAATLDSASNDIAANWSPSTAMYGTDMLVGTPGTANNNSGGTAALGPGDIVITEIMIDPNGSEDEREYVEVYNTTSAPIDMMGWTIGDSSSSGRAHEITTSTIVPANGYAVLAANGDATLNGGIPSVAYTYGFDSPPGGTPTPGMGSQFPRFNNESSFDDGTPNDNEIDGVFLVSGTGTEIDRVEYDYGYGTMPIGFPMMGFSGGGSIESNTFDANANDLSSAWNAATATFGSASQLGTPGSRNTLSVVSETLGTIKLFPNPSQGEISITMDNGQWDSLTIYNVTGQKVMNVSQFSEIVNVASLKTGTYFVKINAAQGTETIQFLMK; encoded by the coding sequence ATGAAAACAAAATTACCCATCATAGCATTACTTCTAGGAGTATTTGCTTTTGCACAGAATCCAGGAGATATTATTGTCTCAGAAATATTCATTGACCCTAACGGTAACGAAAGAGAAAGAGAATGGTTTGAAGTTTATAATACAACTGGTGCCGATATTGATATCAATGGTTGGGTCATCAACGACGAGTCCAGTAGTGGTCGTGCACATGTAATAGTTTCTACCACACCAGTATTAGTTCCTGCAAATGATTATGCAGTACTAGTTTCCAATGATGATGCAACGCTTAACGGTGGTATTACAAATGCCATATATGAATACGGTTATGATAGCCCTATAGGTGGACCTGCAACACCAGGTATGGGAACAAATTACCCTACTTGGAACAATGAAAGCACCTACGCAAATGGTTCTACAAATGATGATGGAATACGTTTAGAAACAGGAACAGGAACTGTTATAGATCAAATACTTTATGGGTTTGGATATTCAGATGGTAATGGTGGCACTTTGAACGACTGGCCAGCAATGGGTGCAGCACAAGATGTAACTTATCAATTAGATGCAGCTACTTTAGACAGCGCTTCTAATGATATTGCCGCAAACTGGTCTCCAAGTACAGCTATGTATGGAACAGACATGTTAGTAGGTACACCAGGAACGGCTAATAATAATTCAGGTGGAACCGCGGCTTTAGGACCTGGTGATATAGTTATTACTGAAATTATGATCGATCCTAATGGATCAGAAGACGAGAGAGAATACGTTGAGGTTTATAATACAACTAGCGCACCTATCGATATGATGGGATGGACCATAGGAGATTCTTCTTCTAGCGGGCGTGCTCATGAAATCACTACAAGTACTATCGTGCCAGCAAATGGATACGCTGTGCTTGCGGCTAATGGTGATGCAACATTAAATGGTGGAATACCTTCGGTAGCTTATACTTATGGATTTGATTCTCCTCCTGGTGGAACACCTACTCCAGGAATGGGAAGTCAGTTTCCAAGATTTAACAATGAATCATCTTTTGATGATGGAACGCCTAATGATAATGAAATAGACGGTGTCTTTTTAGTAAGTGGTACAGGAACTGAGATCGATCGTGTAGAATATGATTATGGCTATGGTACAATGCCTATAGGTTTTCCTATGATGGGATTCTCAGGTGGTGGTAGTATTGAATCTAATACTTTTGACGCTAATGCAAATGATCTTTCTTCTGCTTGGAATGCGGCAACTGCAACTTTTGGAAGTGCAAGTCAATTAGGTACTCCAGGATCTAGAAATACTTTGAGTGTTGTATCTGAAACATTAGGAACAATCAAACTTTTCCCTAATCCATCGCAAGGAGAAATTTCTATAACTATGGATAATGGTCAGTGGGATAGTCTTACTATCTATAATGTAACTGGACAGAAAGTTATGAACGTCTCTCAGTTTTCAGAAATAGTAAATGTAGCTTCATTGAAGACTGGCACCTATTTTGTTAAAATAAATGCAGCTCAAGGAACTGAAACCATACAGTTTCTTATGAAATAA
- a CDS encoding lamin tail domain-containing protein, whose product MKNIITFMVLLVAFVSLAQTANPGDIVITEIMIDPNSSSEQDREWFEVYNTTSSPIDMNGWTIGDNSSSSRDHVIASMSPVIVPANGYAVFVYNDDTAENAGITNAIYAYGAGTGNSNSGFPTWNNESTYSGMPPNSTTADGPELFDTMGTLIDEIEYGFGYSGLNAWPAQGAASATSYQLDANTLDGASNDVAANWIPSTSIYGSFNGSDYFGTPSTANIAGGGTPAVAAGDIVITEIMIDPNGTETNEEWFEVYNTTGSDIDINGWTINDESSNGRAHVISSMTPVLVPANSYAVLVSNGDSAANGGITNAIYDYGYNSPVGGTPTPGVGTNFPTWNNESTYAGGSTNDDGIRLETPSGTVIDQILYGFGYSDGSGGTMNAWPAMGAASDVSYQLDAAVLDSVSNDNAMNWIPSTATYGTDGMIGTPGTANFNSATAVLVGDIIITELMIDPDGSEADTEWFEVYNTTGSSINMQNWTIIDVSSSGRNHVIASAAIVPANSYAILATNSVTADNGGLPAVLYSYGVGTSFPRFNNESSFGSPDRDGVALQTAAGLEIDRVEYDYETDGIGFPAAGTSGGASQELGFSFFNATANDNAEAWSAGISTYGDDEGTPAAANDFNRVYTYNNGWLAPFNDVNGNTNDTADLVVLSGVASVSSTTASQSVTVESNGSLSISAGIVMSVKKNMLVNGNIEANGATLLLNGNAAQTISGTGVVNVGTLDIDNSSDVNNSATFNLFNELNLSNGNLNNSGTFTFKNTSSGTAVVNELPVALNVTGDYSVERYIPVATSVDGRVYRFLSSPVTTTTSIYNNWQASGANVAGQGIHITGTAGAPGVDMATGFDRTVSGATSAFTYSNATSQTWNAIASTNQTGDVLSPLNAYRVFVRGDRDPARLTSALQANATTLTTTGTLNQGSLPDSNYDVESGDFVFIGNPFQAAVDMESVLANSDNVNNNVIYYWDPSLGGMSGRGAYTAVSGFASGGTATSLPSSPNSEFIQPGQAAFLVANSGANGAGNDMIIRFRESDKGTSSNLSSSSVFSVNNNFTDQVVITLFDTPSYLANSSATDAVMLKVDPTFSDLNDDNDFLKPTNLDETLAIIGTNSREYGVQSISQVQDGTIIPLGIRNYGDQNYTFKIDVTGFAGYNVYMVDNFLNTSTALTTSSINEVTFSVSSGNGSDLQGRFSLEFENAVLSLEENFANQVKMFPNPSKGGEVLISASVPELSIQVFNALGQRIMIKELNTTLNSFDTSGWKSGMYIVKISSANDATSLKLMIN is encoded by the coding sequence ATGAAAAATATTATAACATTTATGGTATTGCTAGTTGCTTTTGTAAGCTTAGCGCAAACTGCAAATCCTGGAGATATTGTTATTACCGAGATTATGATAGATCCTAACAGTAGTAGTGAGCAGGATAGAGAATGGTTTGAGGTTTATAATACTACTAGTTCACCTATTGATATGAATGGATGGACTATTGGAGACAACAGTTCTAGTTCTAGAGACCATGTGATCGCTTCAATGTCTCCGGTAATCGTTCCTGCAAATGGATATGCTGTTTTTGTCTATAATGATGATACTGCTGAGAATGCTGGAATTACCAATGCCATATATGCTTATGGAGCGGGAACTGGAAATTCTAATTCTGGATTTCCAACATGGAACAATGAAAGTACTTATTCAGGAATGCCACCCAATAGCACAACTGCGGACGGCCCAGAATTGTTCGATACAATGGGAACTTTAATCGATGAGATTGAATATGGATTTGGGTATTCTGGATTGAATGCTTGGCCTGCACAAGGAGCGGCTTCAGCTACTAGTTACCAGTTAGATGCAAACACTTTAGATGGTGCGTCCAATGATGTAGCCGCGAACTGGATTCCTAGTACCTCTATATATGGTTCTTTCAATGGATCAGATTATTTCGGCACACCTAGCACAGCAAATATCGCAGGTGGTGGAACTCCTGCTGTCGCTGCTGGGGATATTGTAATTACAGAAATAATGATAGATCCAAATGGAACTGAAACAAATGAAGAATGGTTTGAAGTATATAATACAACGGGCTCTGACATAGACATAAACGGTTGGACCATAAATGACGAGTCAAGTAACGGACGCGCACATGTTATTTCCTCAATGACACCTGTTTTAGTACCTGCAAATAGTTATGCAGTATTAGTTTCAAATGGCGATAGTGCGGCAAATGGTGGTATAACAAATGCAATTTATGATTATGGATACAATAGTCCAGTGGGTGGTACTCCTACTCCTGGAGTAGGTACTAATTTCCCAACTTGGAACAATGAAAGTACTTATGCAGGTGGCTCCACAAATGATGATGGAATACGTTTAGAAACCCCTTCGGGAACTGTAATCGATCAAATACTTTATGGTTTTGGATATTCTGATGGAAGCGGAGGTACTATGAACGCATGGCCAGCAATGGGTGCAGCTTCAGATGTTTCTTATCAATTAGATGCCGCAGTATTAGATAGTGTCTCTAATGATAATGCGATGAATTGGATTCCTAGTACTGCGACTTATGGTACAGATGGAATGATAGGAACTCCAGGAACAGCAAACTTTAACTCGGCAACAGCAGTATTAGTAGGCGATATAATTATCACAGAATTAATGATTGATCCTGACGGTAGTGAAGCAGATACAGAATGGTTTGAAGTTTATAATACTACAGGATCTTCGATAAATATGCAAAATTGGACCATCATAGATGTATCTTCTAGTGGTCGTAATCATGTTATTGCTAGTGCTGCAATTGTCCCGGCAAATTCTTATGCCATACTTGCTACTAACTCCGTGACTGCAGATAATGGAGGTTTACCAGCTGTTTTATATTCCTACGGTGTAGGTACGAGTTTCCCTAGATTTAATAATGAGTCTTCATTTGGTTCGCCAGATAGAGATGGAGTTGCATTACAAACTGCTGCTGGATTAGAAATCGATAGGGTGGAATATGATTATGAAACAGACGGTATAGGTTTTCCTGCCGCAGGAACTAGTGGTGGAGCTAGTCAAGAATTAGGCTTCTCATTTTTTAATGCTACGGCAAATGATAATGCTGAAGCATGGAGTGCAGGAATAAGTACTTATGGAGATGATGAAGGTACTCCTGCAGCAGCAAATGATTTCAATAGAGTTTATACTTATAATAACGGCTGGCTAGCACCTTTTAATGATGTAAATGGAAACACTAACGATACCGCAGACCTTGTTGTACTTAGCGGAGTAGCTTCAGTTTCCTCTACTACAGCTTCCCAAAGTGTAACCGTAGAATCTAACGGTAGCTTATCGATAAGTGCTGGCATTGTGATGTCAGTAAAGAAAAATATGCTTGTAAACGGTAATATAGAAGCTAACGGTGCTACACTTTTATTAAATGGCAACGCAGCACAAACGATATCTGGTACCGGAGTTGTAAATGTTGGGACTTTAGATATAGATAACTCAAGTGATGTAAATAATAGCGCAACCTTTAATTTATTTAATGAGTTGAACCTTAGCAATGGTAATCTTAATAACTCAGGTACTTTTACATTTAAAAATACGTCTTCAGGAACAGCCGTAGTAAATGAATTACCTGTCGCTTTAAATGTTACGGGAGATTACAGCGTAGAGCGCTACATACCAGTAGCAACATCAGTAGATGGAAGAGTTTATAGATTTTTATCATCACCGGTGACAACAACTACAAGTATTTATAACAATTGGCAAGCTTCAGGTGCAAATGTCGCAGGTCAAGGTATTCATATAACAGGAACCGCAGGTGCTCCTGGAGTAGATATGGCGACAGGTTTTGACCGCACAGTATCTGGAGCGACTTCGGCATTTACGTATTCAAATGCTACCAGTCAAACTTGGAATGCTATCGCCAGCACTAATCAAACAGGAGATGTATTATCTCCATTAAATGCTTATCGTGTTTTTGTTAGAGGTGACAGAGATCCTGCTCGACTGACAAGTGCTTTACAAGCAAATGCGACTACATTGACAACAACAGGTACCTTGAATCAAGGGAGTTTGCCAGATAGTAATTATGATGTAGAGTCAGGAGACTTTGTGTTTATAGGTAATCCATTTCAAGCTGCTGTCGATATGGAGTCTGTACTTGCAAATTCTGATAATGTAAATAACAATGTCATTTATTACTGGGATCCCAGTTTAGGAGGAATGTCCGGAAGAGGAGCATATACCGCAGTGAGTGGTTTTGCAAGTGGTGGAACAGCTACTTCCTTACCATCTAGTCCTAATTCAGAATTTATACAACCAGGTCAAGCGGCATTTTTAGTTGCCAATTCTGGTGCAAATGGTGCCGGTAATGATATGATTATTCGCTTTCGCGAAAGCGACAAAGGAACCTCTTCAAACTTAAGTTCCAGCTCTGTATTTAGCGTGAATAATAATTTTACAGATCAGGTAGTGATAACACTTTTTGATACACCTTCATATTTAGCCAATAGCTCTGCAACTGATGCAGTGATGTTAAAAGTAGACCCTACATTTTCAGATTTAAATGATGATAATGACTTTTTAAAGCCTACTAATCTAGATGAAACACTGGCTATAATCGGAACTAACTCAAGAGAGTATGGAGTTCAATCTATATCACAAGTACAAGATGGAACCATTATACCACTAGGTATAAGAAACTATGGAGATCAAAACTATACCTTTAAAATTGATGTAACTGGGTTTGCTGGGTACAACGTTTATATGGTCGATAATTTTTTAAATACATCAACTGCTTTAACTACATCTTCGATAAACGAGGTAACATTTTCTGTTAGCTCTGGAAACGGTAGTGATCTACAAGGAAGATTTTCCTTAGAATTTGAAAATGCAGTTTTATCTCTAGAAGAAAATTTTGCTAATCAGGTAAAGATGTTTCCTAATCCTTCAAAAGGAGGAGAAGTATTAATCAGTGCTTCAGTGCCAGAATTATCCATTCAGGTATTTAACGCACTAGGACAACGTATCATGATTAAAGAATTGAATACTACTCTAAATAGTTTTGATACTAGCGGCTGGAAATCTGGAATGTACATTGTCAAGATAAGCAGTGCAAATGATGCAACCTCATTGAAATTAATGATTAATTAA
- a CDS encoding IPT/TIG domain-containing protein, with the protein MKNWYKVLLLLGFITVVLIACEADLEIDQTVAEIKSEQPTISSFSPGTAPVNSLVDIEGTFLNFVTEAYIGNIEAQITSRITGQRLQIQVPNNAVSGVIKLVTDEGKEAVSSESLTVTYPVPTVTTALPANGDVNSLINIIGTDLVGITGVTFGGTAGTIEFQEDQALVVRVPNNVGIVDVVLTYLTSNGPAVLTASTNFEIILPQPTIGGFPAVLTRDNEVIVVGQDMNLITDGDVDGFPVIINSQSPTEIRFNVPSSVQTGYVDINLNFQGGGTITQTGTPYINGQFEQLYEFDSDPASVFVVDYSKDPNAMPSINGNVVQPPFPGNQYYALTMNTATGSTVARAKFADTSTNPAYADVLNSGNYGDNPVMHFWMHTEGTNPTFKIYIGGGSSSDRRQLDTYTAPGLNINEWNLYAVRLNGFIPNGQNTAGAFDLRLTPGSSSSPVPEIINLDWIIVTDRVLTEFGAIDMTDEFDPI; encoded by the coding sequence ATGAAAAATTGGTATAAAGTACTCTTACTACTTGGTTTTATAACCGTAGTGTTAATTGCATGTGAAGCTGACTTAGAAATAGATCAAACGGTAGCAGAGATAAAGTCTGAGCAACCTACAATTTCTAGCTTTTCACCAGGAACAGCTCCGGTTAATTCTTTGGTAGATATTGAAGGTACATTTTTGAATTTTGTAACTGAGGCGTATATAGGTAATATAGAGGCTCAAATAACTTCAAGAATTACAGGCCAGAGATTACAAATTCAAGTTCCTAATAATGCTGTCTCTGGTGTTATAAAATTGGTAACTGACGAAGGAAAAGAAGCGGTGAGCTCTGAATCTCTTACGGTGACTTATCCAGTACCTACTGTTACTACAGCTCTTCCAGCAAATGGAGATGTAAATTCTTTAATTAATATTATAGGTACTGACTTAGTAGGTATTACAGGTGTAACTTTTGGCGGTACAGCAGGGACAATAGAATTTCAAGAAGATCAAGCGCTTGTTGTTCGAGTTCCAAATAATGTGGGAATCGTAGATGTAGTTTTAACTTATCTAACTTCTAATGGCCCAGCAGTTTTGACCGCTTCCACAAATTTTGAAATAATTCTTCCACAACCTACCATAGGTGGTTTTCCCGCAGTGCTTACTAGAGATAATGAAGTAATTGTCGTGGGGCAAGATATGAATCTTATTACTGATGGTGATGTAGATGGTTTTCCCGTTATAATTAATTCTCAGTCACCTACTGAAATTAGATTTAACGTTCCATCTTCTGTGCAGACTGGTTATGTCGATATCAATCTAAACTTTCAAGGTGGAGGAACTATTACACAAACAGGAACACCATATATCAATGGACAGTTTGAGCAATTATATGAATTTGATTCAGATCCAGCCTCAGTCTTTGTAGTGGATTATTCAAAAGATCCCAATGCGATGCCTTCCATTAATGGAAATGTAGTACAACCTCCATTTCCAGGTAATCAATATTATGCATTGACAATGAATACTGCAACTGGATCAACTGTGGCAAGAGCAAAATTTGCAGACACCTCTACAAACCCTGCATATGCTGATGTGTTGAATAGTGGGAATTATGGAGATAATCCTGTGATGCACTTCTGGATGCATACAGAAGGCACTAATCCTACGTTTAAAATTTACATAGGTGGTGGTAGTAGTAGCGATCGCCGTCAACTCGACACTTATACGGCTCCAGGCTTGAATATTAATGAATGGAACCTCTATGCAGTGAGACTTAATGGTTTTATACCAAATGGACAAAATACCGCAGGTGCCTTTGATTTAAGGTTAACTCCGGGAAGCAGTAGTTCTCCAGTTCCAGAGATTATTAATTTGGACTGGATTATAGTTACAGATCGCGTGCTTACCGAGTTTGGAGCAATCGATATGACCGATGAATTTGATCCTATATAA
- a CDS encoding polysaccharide lyase 6 family protein, with translation MKKNIYIIIWFMLGLAFAKAQSIPVKNSTELFTAIKNSKPGDTIVMADQNWDDVNIKFKAKGTAEQPIVLRSQTPGKVKLTGTSTLRIGGDFLEVHGLWFENGNAGKNNVIRFEADSETPANNSRVTNCAIINVNPDSRDITNYYIAFHGQNNRVDHCSFLGKLNKGPAIAVRLKNSVDNNHRIDHNYFGERLPLGFNGGETIRVGTSTYSKQSSRTIIENNFFERCSGEMEIISIKSANNIVRNNLILESEGTITLRHGDYNLVEGNVIIGNNMPKTGGIRMINKGNIVRNNIMIGIAGDGLRAPLSVMNGIPNAKLNEYDPVIDGVIQNNTVINSSPVALAVGSKKEATVTPANTKFDNNLIYNSNRGLAILAKDDTSGISFSGNKVSTTLIEDYEGVDAVNIKLEAANGIYIPSKESDEVLEGVKTSPKVRVDATGTLRSKLRAGAIVPGNFKPALALSSQAGVSYLKIEELRSMTPDLPTAVIDLPPGDGNLDKAIRSLSGPTIIKLSAGEYFLAKASKVTQDLTIIGAGKDKTFIKVSKKSDKTPQYFLRMDGAKRLKVSGVHIDGAAESEDIKYGITSPSSSSNQLYNIHLENVAFTNFNNTDGGAIFKAYAGTKADTISIKNSTFKDSYRGFNLSYEKDGIGKYNAEHIILFNTSFADISEFAINYTRSGEETGTTGGNLLIDHCVFYRVDDSDKGRIIKVNGLKNVHIKNTVIDNSRATTSIVQLKGSTQKIENSVIYNSGKVKLSSDAQEINLERFNPRWENTDTFKIKEGSDLKGAGTDNKNIGLID, from the coding sequence ATGAAAAAAAATATTTACATAATAATATGGTTCATGTTGGGTCTCGCTTTCGCGAAAGCGCAATCCATACCAGTTAAAAACTCAACAGAGTTGTTTACTGCTATAAAAAACTCCAAACCAGGTGATACTATTGTTATGGCAGACCAAAATTGGGACGACGTAAACATTAAATTCAAAGCTAAAGGAACCGCAGAGCAACCTATCGTACTTCGATCACAAACACCTGGAAAAGTTAAGTTAACCGGTACTTCTACCTTGAGAATAGGAGGTGACTTTCTTGAAGTTCATGGGCTATGGTTTGAAAACGGGAATGCAGGTAAGAACAATGTGATACGATTTGAAGCAGATAGCGAAACTCCTGCAAATAATTCTAGAGTTACTAATTGTGCCATTATAAATGTAAATCCAGATAGTAGGGATATCACAAATTATTATATCGCGTTTCATGGTCAAAATAATAGGGTAGATCATTGTAGCTTTTTAGGAAAGTTAAATAAGGGTCCTGCAATTGCAGTTCGTTTGAAAAATAGTGTTGATAATAATCATAGAATAGATCATAATTATTTTGGAGAACGATTACCATTGGGGTTTAACGGTGGAGAAACCATAAGAGTAGGAACATCTACCTATTCTAAGCAATCGTCTAGAACGATTATTGAAAATAATTTCTTTGAAAGGTGTAGCGGTGAAATGGAAATTATTTCAATAAAATCTGCCAATAACATAGTTCGTAACAATCTGATTTTAGAAAGTGAGGGAACTATAACTTTAAGACATGGAGATTACAATCTTGTAGAAGGAAATGTGATCATAGGAAACAATATGCCTAAAACAGGAGGGATTCGTATGATTAACAAAGGAAATATTGTTCGTAATAATATCATGATAGGAATCGCAGGAGATGGATTGAGAGCACCGCTATCTGTTATGAATGGTATCCCAAATGCTAAGTTAAATGAGTATGATCCAGTCATTGATGGTGTTATTCAAAATAATACGGTCATAAATTCTAGTCCAGTAGCACTAGCGGTTGGTTCTAAAAAAGAAGCTACCGTAACGCCTGCTAACACAAAATTTGATAATAACCTTATCTACAATTCTAATAGAGGTCTGGCGATACTTGCAAAGGATGATACAAGTGGTATCAGCTTTTCGGGAAATAAAGTGAGTACCACTCTCATTGAAGACTATGAAGGAGTTGATGCAGTAAATATTAAGTTAGAGGCAGCAAATGGTATATATATTCCATCAAAAGAAAGCGACGAGGTTCTTGAAGGTGTAAAGACCAGCCCTAAAGTTAGAGTCGATGCAACAGGTACTTTAAGATCAAAATTAAGAGCAGGTGCAATAGTGCCTGGTAATTTTAAACCAGCCCTTGCTTTAAGCTCTCAAGCTGGTGTTAGCTATTTGAAAATAGAAGAGCTAAGAAGCATGACTCCTGACTTACCGACTGCTGTAATTGATTTGCCTCCTGGAGATGGTAATTTAGATAAAGCGATAAGAAGTTTATCTGGACCTACCATTATCAAGCTGTCTGCTGGTGAATACTTTTTAGCCAAAGCCAGTAAAGTGACTCAAGACTTGACCATCATAGGTGCAGGAAAGGATAAAACTTTTATTAAAGTTAGTAAGAAGTCTGATAAAACTCCTCAGTATTTTTTGAGAATGGATGGCGCTAAGCGATTAAAAGTTAGTGGTGTCCATATAGATGGTGCAGCAGAAAGTGAGGATATCAAATATGGAATAACCTCACCTAGCAGTTCATCAAATCAATTGTACAATATACACTTAGAAAATGTTGCTTTTACCAACTTCAATAACACTGATGGTGGCGCTATCTTTAAAGCCTATGCAGGTACAAAAGCAGATACTATCTCAATTAAGAACTCAACTTTTAAAGATTCTTATAGAGGATTCAATTTATCCTATGAGAAAGATGGAATAGGAAAATATAATGCAGAGCACATAATTCTTTTCAATACGTCATTTGCTGACATCTCTGAGTTTGCAATTAATTACACAAGAAGTGGAGAAGAGACTGGCACTACAGGTGGAAACCTTCTAATAGATCACTGTGTTTTCTATAGAGTAGATGATTCTGATAAAGGTAGAATCATTAAAGTAAACGGTCTAAAGAATGTTCACATAAAGAATACGGTAATAGATAATTCACGAGCTACTACGAGTATAGTTCAACTTAAAGGCTCAACACAAAAAATAGAAAATAGTGTCATTTATAATAGTGGAAAGGTCAAGCTGAGCAGTGATGCACAAGAAATAAATCTAGAACGTTTTAATCCCAGATGGGAGAACACGGACACATTTAAAATTAAAGAAGGCTCTGATTTAAAAGGAGCTGGAACAGATAATAAAAATATAGGATTAATAGATTAA